Proteins found in one Cellulomonas palmilytica genomic segment:
- a CDS encoding helix-turn-helix domain-containing protein — protein sequence MTYDLAYQKRWRLDREQGRLRTVPATRARRHIERLRAAGCSVRGIAECAGLSPSVVSKIGAGKQPTVTVKVARTLLAVRPDSILNRPHGPGFVPNLGARRRIEALLALGWAHAHITERMGTRTTSQLVLHQVGDWIARETHDAVVAAYDALAMSPGPSERTRRRAAVLGYAPPLAWDDDTLDDPDARPQTGIDTDNVDPVAVARALDGDMSVPLNRDERAEVIAALAAGGRSDRWIAVQLGVVPETVRRERQRLGVESRWSA from the coding sequence ATGACGTACGACCTGGCGTACCAGAAGCGGTGGCGCCTCGACCGCGAGCAGGGGCGTCTTCGGACTGTGCCCGCGACGAGGGCGCGCCGGCACATCGAGCGGCTGCGCGCCGCGGGCTGCTCGGTGCGCGGCATCGCGGAGTGCGCAGGCCTCAGCCCGTCCGTCGTCTCGAAGATCGGGGCGGGCAAGCAGCCCACCGTGACCGTGAAGGTCGCCCGCACGCTCCTCGCGGTCCGCCCGGACTCGATCCTGAACCGGCCGCACGGTCCCGGCTTCGTCCCGAACCTCGGCGCCCGACGCCGGATCGAGGCGCTGCTCGCGCTCGGCTGGGCGCACGCGCACATCACCGAGCGGATGGGCACGAGGACGACGTCGCAGCTCGTGCTGCACCAGGTGGGCGACTGGATCGCGCGCGAGACGCACGACGCGGTCGTCGCCGCGTACGACGCCCTCGCGATGTCCCCGGGCCCGTCCGAGCGCACCCGCCGCCGCGCCGCGGTGCTGGGCTACGCACCCCCGCTCGCGTGGGACGACGACACCCTCGACGACCCCGACGCACGCCCGCAGACCGGCATCGACACCGACAACGTCGACCCGGTCGCGGTCGCCCGCGCACTCGACGGCGACATGTCCGTGCCCCTGAACCGCGACGAGCGCGCTGAGGTCATCGCCGCGCTCGCGGCGGGGGGTCGCTCCGACCGGTGGATCGCGGTGCAGCTCGGTGTCGTGCCGGAGACGGTCCGCCGTGAGCGGCAGCGCCTGGGCGTGGAGTCGAGGTGGTCCGCGTGA
- a CDS encoding helix-turn-helix domain-containing protein gives MIGDLTADQAAAASGRHPDTIRRALADGTLHGKQRTRKGRWLIEPACLAAWEAGQLCSHRAEKSNVVPIGSRAAS, from the coding sequence GTGATCGGCGACCTGACCGCCGACCAGGCGGCTGCGGCCTCGGGCCGACACCCGGACACGATCCGCCGCGCGCTCGCGGACGGGACACTGCACGGCAAGCAGCGCACCCGCAAGGGCCGCTGGCTCATCGAGCCGGCCTGCCTCGCGGCGTGGGAGGCCGGGCAGCTGTGCTCGCACCGCGCGGAGAAGTCGAACGTCGTGCCGATCGGCTCGAGGGCCGCCTCGTGA
- a CDS encoding helix-turn-helix domain-containing protein, producing MATNRNGLTTLDEAVAEEVRAEIARQQGVTVTGIADTLGLRRATLSARLNGHIAFSPSLLGDVAQILGLTASEITRRAEHTATVTRRAS from the coding sequence ATGGCAACGAACCGAAATGGGCTCACCACCCTCGACGAGGCCGTCGCGGAAGAGGTGCGCGCCGAGATCGCTCGGCAGCAGGGGGTCACGGTAACCGGGATCGCCGACACCCTCGGGCTCCGCCGCGCGACGCTCTCCGCCCGGCTCAACGGCCACATCGCGTTCAGTCCGTCGCTGCTCGGCGACGTCGCCCAGATCCTCGGGCTCACCGCGTCGGAGATCACCCGCCGCGCGGAGCACACCGCAACGGTCACGCGGAGGGCGTCGTGA
- a CDS encoding ImmA/IrrE family metallo-endopeptidase, producing MLEVARERGVRVAWRDLGRRNGEYHSTGLILLNPKRSQTVQRVTLAHELGHAKYGHAWTDDPSEHARQERLADEYAAALLIDAQDYALAEAVVGPHVGALARELGVTASIVQAWQRVARRRRRSA from the coding sequence ATGCTCGAGGTCGCGCGTGAGCGCGGTGTACGTGTCGCGTGGCGCGACCTGGGGCGGCGGAACGGCGAGTACCATTCGACCGGTCTCATCCTGCTCAACCCCAAGCGCAGCCAGACCGTGCAGCGCGTGACGCTCGCGCACGAGCTCGGGCACGCGAAGTACGGGCACGCGTGGACCGACGACCCCTCGGAGCACGCGCGCCAGGAACGCCTCGCGGACGAGTACGCCGCCGCGCTGCTCATCGACGCGCAGGACTACGCCCTCGCCGAGGCCGTCGTCGGCCCGCACGTCGGCGCGCTGGCGCGCGAGCTCGGCGTCACCGCGAGCATCGTCCAGGCGTGGCAGCGCGTCGCTCGGCGTCGCAGGAGGAGTGCATGA
- a CDS encoding helix-turn-helix domain-containing protein — protein sequence MDLDEMLGFDPNNRDDRHAEILVDEHDELLRLLVEARRRHNLDQDDVALLMGIDRSGVSRIESGSRDLHLSTLRRYAFAVGAVIRHQVEDIDTVIRREREAAAAGSLRALPSEWATPRGFRSEKHTLPASSR from the coding sequence GTGGACCTTGACGAGATGCTCGGCTTCGACCCGAACAACCGTGACGACCGGCACGCCGAGATCCTGGTAGACGAGCACGACGAGCTTCTTCGGCTGCTGGTCGAGGCGCGGCGCAGACACAACCTGGACCAGGACGACGTTGCCCTGCTCATGGGCATCGACCGCAGCGGCGTCTCGCGCATCGAGTCGGGCAGCCGCGATCTTCACCTGTCGACGCTGCGTCGGTACGCCTTTGCGGTCGGCGCGGTGATTCGCCACCAGGTCGAGGACATCGACACCGTCATCCGACGCGAGCGCGAGGCAGCGGCAGCTGGCTCCCTGCGCGCGCTCCCCTCCGAATGGGCGACGCCCCGCGGCTTCCGCAGCGAGAAGCACACGCTCCCCGCGAGCTCGCGGTGA
- a CDS encoding tyrosine-type recombinase/integrase produces MAWTRKLASGSYQGLFRDRDGKVRTADGGPWSRKAEAMRRAGEAEAAARALGWRDPAAAGELWGAWRVEWEKSRTVEPSTKRADDGRLTKHVEPRWGRVPLVEITRHDVKAWYAELQRGGLSPATAQRCVHLLSASLNAAVDAGVLSANPAARLRLHVPAPSTERYLSHEEFDAIAAQLDEPWARMARLLVGTGLRWGEAAGLHAHRVTPRWVEVVDVWDQHGRQMRSYPKGKKRRQVPLPAWLVLDTASATCGLRHARGVCRAGLVVTSPGGSVMDAGRFRSKWDAACRAAGVGHVRVHDLRHTYASWLLQAGVSLAEVGRLLGHTSPLTTQRYAHLAETPSAAVLGALGAHGPALVDDGAPRLRVV; encoded by the coding sequence GTGGCGTGGACCCGCAAGCTCGCATCGGGGTCGTATCAAGGGCTGTTCCGCGATCGCGACGGGAAGGTCCGGACCGCTGACGGCGGACCTTGGTCGCGGAAGGCCGAGGCGATGCGCCGCGCGGGTGAGGCAGAGGCTGCGGCGCGCGCTCTGGGGTGGCGCGACCCCGCGGCCGCGGGCGAGCTGTGGGGTGCCTGGCGCGTCGAATGGGAGAAGTCCCGGACCGTCGAGCCCTCGACGAAGCGCGCCGACGACGGCCGCCTCACGAAGCACGTTGAGCCGCGCTGGGGGCGAGTCCCGCTCGTCGAGATCACGCGCCACGACGTCAAGGCCTGGTACGCCGAACTGCAGCGCGGCGGACTCTCCCCCGCCACCGCCCAACGGTGCGTCCACCTGCTGTCCGCCTCGCTCAACGCCGCCGTCGACGCCGGCGTGCTCAGCGCGAACCCCGCAGCACGCTTGCGTCTGCACGTGCCCGCGCCCTCCACCGAGCGCTACCTGAGCCACGAGGAGTTCGACGCGATCGCCGCACAACTCGACGAGCCATGGGCTCGCATGGCCCGGCTGCTTGTCGGCACCGGCCTTCGCTGGGGCGAGGCCGCTGGCCTGCACGCGCACCGCGTGACGCCGAGGTGGGTAGAGGTCGTCGACGTCTGGGACCAGCACGGCCGGCAGATGCGCTCCTACCCGAAGGGCAAGAAGCGTCGACAGGTCCCCCTACCCGCGTGGCTCGTGCTCGACACCGCGAGCGCGACCTGCGGCCTGCGTCACGCGCGCGGGGTGTGTCGCGCGGGGCTCGTCGTCACGTCACCCGGTGGCTCCGTGATGGACGCCGGGCGGTTCCGCTCGAAGTGGGACGCCGCGTGCCGGGCCGCCGGCGTCGGGCACGTCCGCGTGCACGACCTGCGCCACACGTACGCGTCGTGGCTCCTGCAGGCTGGCGTCTCCCTCGCTGAGGTCGGGCGCCTGCTCGGGCACACCTCGCCGCTCACGACCCAGCGGTACGCACACCTCGCCGAGACACCGTCCGCAGCCGTGCTCGGCGCGCTCGGCGCCCACGGCCCCGCCCTCGTCGACGACGGGGCCCCGCGCCTGCGCGTCGTCTGA